A genome region from Thermococcus onnurineus NA1 includes the following:
- a CDS encoding RuvB-like helicase — MPVIEEVAKVSFERVGMHSHIRGLGLDENGKAKFMADGMVGQVKAREAAGIAVELIKRGKLAGKGILLVGPTGSGKTAIAMGIARELGEDVPFVQIAGSEIYSAEVKKTEFLKQTLRRAIGVRISEERKVYEGEVKEIEVRKTRHPFNPYVEIPESVIITLRTKDDEKTIRAGREIAYQLMELGVEEGDVIQIDAETGRISKLGTVKEEEGLFFKRKVNLPSGPVLKIKEFTYTVTLHDLDVANARGNIFGLLFSSGAEISDDIREKVDEMVKKWIEDGKATLVPGVLFIDEVHMLDIEAFSFLARAMESELAPILILATNRGRTKIRGTDLEAPHGIPIDMLDRLLIINTEPYKRDEIREIVKIRAREEKIDISEEAIEYLAELGGKTSLRYAVQLLAPASILARGGRVEREHVEKAKEYFADLRRSIEFVEKLEGMLQ; from the coding sequence ATGCCGGTCATCGAGGAGGTCGCAAAGGTTTCCTTCGAGAGGGTCGGCATGCACTCCCATATAAGGGGCCTCGGCCTCGACGAGAACGGAAAGGCGAAGTTCATGGCCGACGGCATGGTGGGGCAGGTTAAAGCGAGAGAAGCGGCTGGAATAGCCGTCGAGCTCATCAAGCGCGGAAAGCTCGCTGGGAAGGGAATCCTCCTCGTTGGCCCGACCGGGAGCGGTAAGACGGCAATAGCCATGGGAATAGCTAGGGAGCTCGGCGAAGATGTGCCCTTTGTCCAGATTGCCGGAAGTGAGATTTACTCCGCCGAGGTCAAGAAGACCGAGTTCCTGAAGCAGACCCTCAGGAGGGCCATAGGCGTTAGAATCAGTGAGGAGAGGAAGGTCTACGAGGGTGAAGTCAAGGAGATTGAAGTCAGAAAGACGAGGCACCCGTTCAATCCGTACGTGGAGATTCCCGAGAGCGTGATAATAACGCTCCGCACGAAGGACGACGAGAAGACCATAAGGGCCGGCAGGGAGATAGCCTACCAGCTCATGGAGCTGGGCGTTGAAGAGGGCGACGTCATACAGATAGACGCTGAGACGGGCAGGATTTCAAAGCTCGGAACTGTCAAGGAGGAGGAAGGCCTCTTCTTCAAGAGAAAGGTCAACCTGCCGAGCGGTCCGGTGCTCAAGATAAAGGAGTTCACCTACACTGTCACGCTCCATGACCTCGATGTTGCGAACGCGAGGGGAAACATCTTCGGACTGCTCTTTAGCTCTGGGGCGGAGATAAGCGACGACATCAGAGAGAAGGTCGACGAAATGGTCAAGAAGTGGATTGAGGACGGCAAGGCAACGCTTGTCCCGGGAGTGCTCTTCATCGACGAGGTTCACATGCTCGACATTGAGGCCTTCTCGTTCCTCGCGAGGGCCATGGAGAGCGAGTTAGCACCGATACTGATACTGGCGACCAACCGCGGAAGGACGAAGATTAGAGGAACGGACCTCGAGGCCCCGCACGGCATACCGATAGACATGCTCGACAGGCTGCTCATAATCAACACCGAGCCCTACAAGAGGGACGAAATCCGCGAGATAGTCAAGATTCGTGCGAGGGAAGAGAAGATTGACATAAGCGAGGAGGCGATTGAGTACCTGGCAGAGCTCGGCGGGAAGACCAGCTTGCGCTATGCCGTCCAGCTGCTCGCTCCCGCCAGCATCTTAGCGAGGGGTGGAAGGGTGGAGAGGGAACACGTAGAAAAAGCTAAAGAGTACTTCGCCGACCTCAGAAGGAGCATAGAGTTCGTCGAGAAGCTGGAAGGAATGCTCCAGTGA
- a CDS encoding 7-carboxy-7-deazaguanine synthase QueE, translating into MKLIMAEVFNSWQGEGGSVEGSAFGRRQIFVRFAGCDLNCVWCDSKEFIDASKVLRWRYEVEPFTGKFEYKPNPASLGEVVDAILRLDTGDIHSISYTGGEPTLQVRPLKALMERMHELGFSNFLETHGGLPELIKEVAHLTDYASIDIKDETAKATEDWKALVLREVESIRILKEAGAETYAKLVVTKDTKIENVRWYASLLKGLAPLVIQPREPIDISQPKLMEFYREAALIMGRKNVGLSFQVHKYLNVL; encoded by the coding sequence ATGAAACTCATAATGGCCGAGGTGTTCAACAGCTGGCAGGGGGAAGGAGGGAGCGTTGAGGGTTCTGCCTTTGGACGGAGGCAGATATTTGTCCGATTCGCAGGCTGTGATCTTAACTGTGTATGGTGCGACTCGAAGGAGTTCATAGATGCCTCCAAGGTCTTGCGGTGGCGCTATGAGGTGGAACCTTTCACCGGAAAGTTCGAATATAAACCTAACCCGGCGAGCTTGGGTGAGGTAGTCGATGCCATTCTGCGGCTTGATACGGGGGATATACATTCCATAAGCTACACCGGCGGCGAGCCAACGCTTCAGGTCAGGCCGCTCAAGGCCCTCATGGAGAGGATGCACGAGCTTGGCTTTTCAAACTTCCTTGAGACCCACGGCGGCCTTCCAGAGCTGATTAAGGAAGTAGCTCATCTCACGGACTACGCCAGCATCGACATAAAGGACGAAACGGCTAAGGCAACTGAAGACTGGAAAGCTCTCGTTCTCCGTGAGGTAGAGAGCATCAGAATCCTGAAGGAAGCCGGCGCAGAGACCTACGCCAAACTCGTGGTGACGAAGGACACAAAGATAGAGAACGTCCGCTGGTATGCCTCCCTCCTGAAAGGCCTCGCACCACTTGTTATCCAGCCGCGAGAACCCATTGACATCTCCCAGCCAAAACTGATGGAGTTCTACCGCGAGGCGGCTCTGATAATGGGTCGGAAGAACGTTGGACTGAGCTTCCAGGTGCACAAGTATCTCAACGTCTTGTGA
- a CDS encoding membrane protein gives MVIIEVLKCEHCGAPLETTPEDIIVVCPYCGYPNAYDEVFSKDNVFFVESLPKKEILRLFWERVENDKDFLGLRGKIKIAKVEGVYVPLWFGKVEGRGYVRFVDYERKGNKKRKVVKYHEFEDDSVVCIPARRSVYDIAVEALAEKFERGGYITFKELRNTLKYMMEVRPIKELTPEKWEGLKLEFLNTDFGKEQARAALLDRASDFAKERHVPKDKPLKAFSFGGDVEEVALVFYPLWKVYYDLEGGTYFVAYDGSKGREVIALEPVRIWRKVAYLTTALLGVGIAAFFSMLYGNLAYWEVVAHARQGALGMLILPGLGAYFGYELARGYGRKMARDVRVER, from the coding sequence GTGGTAATAATCGAAGTCCTCAAGTGCGAGCACTGCGGCGCTCCGCTCGAGACGACGCCGGAGGATATAATAGTCGTCTGCCCTTACTGCGGCTATCCGAACGCCTATGATGAAGTCTTCTCCAAGGATAACGTCTTCTTCGTGGAGAGCCTTCCAAAGAAGGAGATCCTGCGCCTATTCTGGGAGAGGGTTGAGAATGACAAAGACTTCCTCGGACTCCGGGGAAAGATAAAGATTGCGAAGGTTGAGGGGGTTTACGTTCCCCTCTGGTTCGGCAAGGTGGAGGGAAGAGGGTACGTCCGCTTCGTGGACTACGAAAGAAAGGGCAACAAAAAGAGGAAAGTCGTGAAGTACCATGAGTTCGAGGACGATTCAGTCGTCTGTATTCCTGCCAGGAGAAGTGTTTACGACATAGCTGTCGAGGCATTGGCAGAGAAATTCGAGCGCGGCGGATACATTACGTTCAAGGAGCTCAGAAACACGCTCAAATATATGATGGAGGTCAGACCGATCAAAGAATTAACGCCCGAGAAGTGGGAGGGCCTTAAGCTGGAGTTCCTGAACACCGATTTTGGCAAGGAGCAGGCTAGAGCAGCGTTGCTTGATAGGGCTTCTGACTTTGCAAAGGAAAGACACGTTCCCAAGGACAAGCCCTTGAAGGCTTTCTCTTTTGGCGGTGATGTCGAAGAAGTTGCCCTTGTCTTCTACCCGCTCTGGAAGGTCTACTACGACTTGGAGGGTGGAACGTATTTCGTGGCCTATGACGGCAGCAAGGGGAGGGAAGTTATAGCGCTGGAGCCCGTCAGGATATGGCGTAAGGTGGCTTACTTGACCACGGCCCTCTTGGGGGTTGGAATTGCGGCTTTCTTCTCCATGTTATACGGAAACTTAGCTTACTGGGAAGTGGTTGCCCACGCTAGACAGGGTGCCCTGGGTATGCTGATCCTTCCGGGTCTTGGGGCTTACTTTGGCTACGAGCTTGCGAGGGGATACGGAAGGAAGATGGCGCGCGACGTGAGGGTTGAGAGATGA
- a CDS encoding PIN domain-containing protein produces MSLSYEIIEKPELQVLINILPEIVVSYPLYELPLFRVEPSEKGYELDVLVNRHEFNEAVPEHLSYELPTYSDFYEAFISAGILRYDNINGFMKSLELYKYLRKGVAFAPDTNLFYHRFISGFRPLDGYQIVVAEGVQKEIENSMNYKYRHGQLSEMRKAVKNAHLLKEFSNRRVKKSRKAAYIALKEFERLKDRIIIAESVNELAHNNDEIIIKSLKRYDEMTPTLLVFLTADIAITDVAKIEGLEYFLFEYPTAELGRHEVSAYQLRTLIFNLAAVFGVVEVNGVTIFGEFGGKRGLNELKVIFPEQNRTYHEFMFHLKLCRRLIEIMGEKRR; encoded by the coding sequence ATGTCGTTGAGCTATGAAATAATTGAGAAGCCCGAGCTTCAGGTGCTCATCAATATCTTGCCAGAGATAGTGGTAAGCTACCCCCTCTACGAACTTCCCCTATTCAGGGTAGAACCAAGCGAGAAAGGCTACGAACTGGACGTTTTGGTAAACCGCCATGAATTCAACGAGGCCGTTCCCGAGCACCTCTCCTACGAACTGCCGACATACAGCGACTTCTATGAGGCATTCATCTCGGCCGGAATTCTGCGCTACGACAACATAAACGGGTTCATGAAGAGCCTCGAGCTCTACAAGTACCTCCGCAAAGGGGTTGCCTTCGCTCCCGACACTAATCTCTTCTACCACCGCTTTATCTCGGGCTTCCGGCCACTCGACGGTTACCAGATAGTCGTCGCAGAGGGTGTGCAGAAGGAGATAGAGAACTCAATGAACTACAAATACCGCCACGGTCAGCTGAGCGAGATGAGGAAAGCCGTCAAGAACGCCCACCTGCTCAAGGAGTTCAGCAACCGGCGCGTCAAGAAGTCTCGAAAGGCTGCATACATTGCCCTAAAAGAGTTTGAGAGGCTGAAAGACAGGATAATCATAGCCGAAAGCGTCAATGAGCTCGCCCACAACAACGACGAGATCATTATCAAGTCCCTCAAGCGCTACGACGAGATGACACCAACCCTGCTCGTCTTCCTGACGGCGGACATAGCGATAACGGATGTTGCCAAAATAGAAGGGCTGGAGTACTTCCTCTTCGAATACCCAACGGCAGAGCTAGGGAGGCACGAAGTTTCAGCCTACCAGCTGAGGACGCTCATCTTCAACCTCGCCGCTGTTTTTGGCGTCGTCGAGGTGAACGGGGTTACAATCTTCGGTGAGTTTGGAGGCAAGCGGGGGCTCAACGAGCTGAAAGTAATCTTTCCGGAGCAGAATAGAACATACCATGAGTTCATGTTCCACCTCAAGCTGTGCAGAAGGCTCATAGAAATAATGGGGGAGAAGAGAAGATAA